In Candidatus Neomarinimicrobiota bacterium, a single genomic region encodes these proteins:
- the lpxA gene encoding acyl-ACP--UDP-N-acetylglucosamine O-acyltransferase — protein MESRIHPTALISPDNVKVGKNVTIGPYAIVEENVTIGDGCIIKAHALVGARTTLGKNCRLFNGAVVGEIPQDMKYADEETETILGDNVVVREYCTIHRGTTDRWKTSIGNNVLIMAYCHIGHDCEIGSNVIIANSCNMGGHVEVGDFVIIGGAVPIHQFVKIGKHAFIAGGFRITKDVPPYIRASNTPLTYNGLNSVGLHRRGFPSDVINQIKHAYTKIYRSHMNVSHAVKEIKENNEISPEVQDILNFIDESTRGIIRG, from the coding sequence ATGGAATCTCGCATACATCCAACAGCATTGATTAGTCCCGATAATGTAAAAGTCGGCAAAAATGTTACCATTGGACCCTATGCGATTGTAGAAGAAAACGTCACCATTGGCGATGGTTGCATCATAAAAGCCCATGCGCTGGTTGGTGCCCGCACTACCCTTGGTAAAAATTGTCGCTTATTTAATGGTGCTGTTGTTGGTGAAATACCACAGGATATGAAATATGCCGACGAAGAAACCGAGACCATCTTGGGCGACAATGTCGTCGTTCGTGAGTATTGCACGATTCATCGTGGAACCACGGATCGTTGGAAAACCAGTATTGGCAACAATGTTCTCATTATGGCCTATTGCCATATTGGTCATGACTGTGAAATTGGTAGCAATGTTATTATTGCTAATTCCTGCAACATGGGTGGTCATGTCGAAGTTGGTGACTTTGTGATCATCGGAGGGGCTGTTCCCATTCACCAGTTTGTGAAGATCGGGAAACATGCTTTTATTGCAGGAGGATTCAGGATTACCAAAGATGTTCCACCCTATATTCGGGCATCCAATACACCACTGACTTACAATGGATTAAATTCGGTTGGCCTTCATCGCCGGGGTTTCCCCAGTGACGTCATCAATCAGATTAAGCACGCTTACACAAAAATCTATCGAAGCCATATGAATGTTTCTCACGCAGTTAAAGAGATCAAGGAAAATAACGAGATCTCACCTGAAGTTCAGGATATCCTCAATTTTATTGACGAGAGCACACGAGGGATTATTCGAGGCTAG
- a CDS encoding bifunctional UDP-3-O-[3-hydroxymyristoyl] N-acetylglucosamine deacetylase/3-hydroxyacyl-ACP dehydratase → MQDRRENQRSIKKAVSIAGIGLHTGVQTRMTFKPAAQNTGIRFLRTDVPNAKPIPADIDHVVDISRGTTLEHNGSRIHTTEHVLAAISGLEIDNILIELDNKEPPVMDGSAIPFVDILLDAGFEEQDAAREYLVLDKTITYSDPDKGVDIHALPSNQFRVTFLIDYKLQSLGTQYMSFYSLEQDFVEQIAPARTFCFLHEVEELKAQGLIKGGSADTALVMIDRKIEESELDRLQKLFNIDEKLIQSDNGILNGKELRSKTEPVRHKILDLIGDLALLGMPIQGHITAARSGHASNVELVRLLKKEYEKQILAKRFQRKPRERQIVFDTEAIMRILPHRYPFLLIDRIIDFTPGEKITALKNVTMNEPFFQGHFPGKPVMPGVLTLEAMAQAGGALLLNAGEDPENKLVFFSAIDNVKFRKLIEPGDQIIFEIELVKFRLRSAKLRGMGFVDGKLVVEADLMASIVDR, encoded by the coding sequence ATGCAGGACAGAAGAGAAAATCAGAGAAGTATTAAAAAGGCCGTATCAATAGCGGGTATAGGATTGCATACGGGCGTTCAAACTCGAATGACTTTCAAACCTGCCGCTCAGAATACTGGTATTCGTTTTTTAAGAACAGATGTTCCAAATGCCAAACCCATCCCGGCTGATATTGATCACGTCGTTGATATATCCAGGGGAACCACCCTGGAGCACAATGGATCACGTATCCACACCACTGAACACGTCCTTGCTGCCATTAGTGGCCTGGAGATTGACAATATCCTCATTGAATTGGATAATAAAGAACCGCCAGTGATGGATGGTTCGGCTATTCCCTTTGTAGACATTCTGCTTGACGCAGGATTTGAAGAGCAGGATGCAGCCCGAGAATATCTCGTACTGGATAAAACGATTACGTATTCAGACCCCGACAAAGGCGTAGATATTCATGCGCTTCCTTCAAATCAATTCCGAGTCACTTTTCTCATTGACTATAAATTGCAGTCTCTGGGAACTCAATACATGTCATTCTATTCACTGGAACAGGATTTCGTCGAACAGATTGCCCCAGCACGTACCTTTTGTTTTCTTCATGAAGTTGAAGAACTTAAGGCCCAGGGGCTAATCAAGGGTGGTTCTGCTGACACGGCTCTGGTCATGATAGATAGGAAAATTGAAGAATCAGAACTGGACCGTTTGCAAAAACTATTCAATATTGATGAAAAGTTAATTCAGAGTGACAACGGTATTCTGAATGGCAAAGAATTGCGCTCGAAGACTGAGCCAGTTCGTCACAAAATTCTTGATTTAATCGGTGATCTCGCCCTCCTGGGAATGCCCATCCAGGGACACATCACGGCAGCCAGAAGTGGTCACGCCAGCAATGTTGAGTTGGTACGTCTCCTCAAAAAGGAATATGAGAAACAGATTCTTGCCAAACGGTTTCAAAGGAAACCCCGAGAGCGTCAAATTGTATTCGACACCGAAGCCATCATGCGGATTCTACCACACAGATACCCATTTTTGCTCATTGACCGCATCATCGACTTCACACCAGGTGAAAAAATTACCGCTTTAAAGAACGTCACCATGAATGAACCTTTCTTTCAGGGACATTTTCCAGGAAAACCTGTCATGCCTGGAGTGTTAACTCTGGAAGCCATGGCTCAGGCAGGGGGTGCTTTGCTCCTCAATGCCGGTGAGGATCCAGAAAATAAGCTGGTTTTCTTTTCAGCCATAGATAATGTCAAGTTTCGTAAGCTTATTGAACCCGGTGATCAGATCATATTTGAAATAGAGTTGGTTAAATTTAGACTCCGTTCAGCCAAGCTCCGGGGTATGGGATTTGTAGACGGCAAGCTGGTAGTTGAGGCAGATCTAATGGCCTCCATCGTAGACAGGTAA
- the lpxD gene encoding UDP-3-O-(3-hydroxymyristoyl)glucosamine N-acyltransferase, which produces MTLKLGELAQALGARLEGDESLEISKLNEIQIAAPDEISFISNPKYLKFAETTKAGALIVPEDLEIDFKNLLRTSNPKQAMLKALQLLNHKERFVRSGVHATAVVHPSVTIPASVEIGSGVFIDADVKLGENIIIEANTVIGSGCILGDGTRLYPNVVLYEDSVLGQNCIIHSCTVIGSDGFGFAVEAGTIEKIPQTGNVILGDEVEIGANCAIDRGSIGPTSIGDGTKLDNQIHIAHNVRIGKNCFLTAQVAIAGSTDLGDRVQMGGQSGIVGHIKVGNDVSIASRGGVTHDIPDGTMVSGFPARPHRDELRIEAILKKLPELYKTVKMLEKQVNKD; this is translated from the coding sequence TTGACTTTAAAACTAGGTGAACTGGCACAGGCTCTCGGCGCCAGGTTAGAGGGAGATGAGAGCCTGGAAATCTCAAAGCTGAATGAGATCCAGATTGCTGCACCAGATGAAATCTCTTTCATCTCAAATCCAAAATATCTAAAATTTGCCGAAACCACCAAGGCAGGAGCACTAATTGTCCCTGAAGATTTGGAAATTGATTTTAAAAATCTTTTAAGGACTTCCAACCCCAAACAAGCCATGCTAAAGGCATTGCAATTATTGAATCACAAAGAGCGCTTCGTGCGTTCCGGTGTGCATGCAACTGCAGTTGTCCATCCATCTGTGACGATCCCCGCTTCCGTTGAAATTGGATCTGGAGTATTTATAGATGCAGACGTCAAGCTTGGCGAGAATATCATCATTGAGGCAAATACCGTAATCGGTAGTGGTTGTATTTTGGGTGACGGTACCCGTCTGTATCCAAATGTTGTCCTATATGAAGATTCTGTTTTAGGACAGAATTGTATTATTCATAGTTGTACTGTCATCGGTAGCGATGGGTTTGGCTTCGCAGTCGAAGCAGGAACCATTGAAAAAATACCTCAGACTGGCAACGTAATATTAGGTGACGAAGTAGAGATCGGAGCAAATTGTGCCATTGATCGTGGATCTATTGGTCCTACTAGCATTGGTGATGGCACCAAACTGGACAATCAGATTCATATCGCCCACAATGTTCGCATAGGCAAAAATTGTTTTCTCACTGCTCAGGTTGCCATTGCAGGCAGCACCGATCTGGGTGACCGTGTTCAAATGGGGGGGCAAAGTGGTATTGTCGGTCATATAAAGGTGGGTAATGATGTATCCATCGCCTCACGTGGTGGGGTAACCCATGATATTCCTGATGGAACCATGGTCAGTGGATTTCCTGCCCGGCCTCACAGAGATGAATTAAGAATTGAAGCTATATTGAAAAAATTACCAGAGTTGTATAAGACTGTTAAAATGCTTGAAAAACAAGTAAATAAAGACTAA
- a CDS encoding OmpH family outer membrane protein encodes MNKSMIRIILLLTLSMAVFGQKFGYINSEYILSQFEEYKEAQSKLEVEGRKLEKQYYDMAASLDSMQQEYERQKFLMTETNRAAKENDMRRLAENIQQFQVQKLGPQGEFYQKQQALADPVLQKINTAIKKVGEDGAYDFIFDVVAGNILYAQEKFDLTEKVLKELQK; translated from the coding sequence TTGAACAAGAGCATGATTCGTATTATTCTATTATTGACCCTGTCCATGGCGGTTTTCGGACAGAAATTTGGATACATTAATTCTGAGTATATTCTGTCCCAATTTGAAGAATATAAAGAGGCACAGAGCAAACTTGAGGTGGAAGGCCGTAAGCTTGAAAAACAGTATTATGATATGGCTGCTTCCCTTGACAGCATGCAGCAGGAATATGAACGTCAGAAGTTTTTGATGACCGAAACCAATCGTGCTGCCAAAGAAAATGACATGCGACGCCTTGCTGAAAATATTCAACAGTTCCAGGTGCAAAAACTTGGGCCACAAGGTGAATTCTATCAGAAACAACAAGCGCTGGCCGACCCTGTACTCCAGAAAATCAATACAGCTATTAAAAAGGTCGGTGAAGATGGAGCCTATGATTTCATCTTTGATGTCGTCGCCGGAAACATCCTCTATGCCCAGGAAAAATTTGATCTTACTGAAAAGGTTTTAAAGGAGCTCCAGAAATAG